In the genome of Branchiostoma floridae strain S238N-H82 unplaced genomic scaffold, Bfl_VNyyK Sc7u5tJ_1421, whole genome shotgun sequence, the window ACAGAAGGTCAGAGTTCACAGACAGAAGGTCAGAGTTCACGGAGAGCCAGGGGAGCGGTGAGCCGAGAACGTTCTCTGCGTACGAGCGGCAGGAGTCGGGGACCCCCCACGGAGACAGTCTGGACAGGATGGGAGCGCTGCAGGCTCACGTGGCAGCAGACGGGGtctgtaatgtttgtttgtttatttatttatttcatgttAAGTCAGCTGGGTTGCCCCTTCAACTTATAAAGGTTTATTTCCAATAAGGCCCAGTACTTACAGGATGTGTTCCAttgatcagggctcgaaataccacatgcatatgtaagtttgtgcatgtaaaattggtgtggtgcaagtaagtttagaccaaacttgcaccagtgcaagttacttttgtcctctaatacctgacattagaaaaagcttacacacaccgagaatattgtctgtcattgaaaggtaaaagaaaataacactgaataaaaaaaagcctaaatttgttatttctaaatttggttagacatccaggtaaactatttttttaaacaaatccatctctacaatgctaatgattcctaaggtgctgtcttaccttgatttgcatatgagttacatttgcatactaaatatgttcaactggtttttccagttatatgtattgtattgagttgttctaccacttcattctggagatgcttaagactagttactgtgatggatgtcacttgaagagtccagaagaaatctatggatcttatcgagttgtagacattgaattgtctttaattgaggctaaattcacagtttttatgaaacagtttatacaatttcaaaccaaaaataaaatacgctacggaaaaacaaatatccaaacatgtggtcttgaccggtatgtatccccatttactactagtcacgtacatttgcaaattttcagaagaggagataagggtttaacagttcactataagtattttgggttgtgcaagtaagtttcttttggtgcaagttacctttggcttaatttgcacaggtgcaagttgactgaaaagtgtatttcgagccctgcattgaTGATTCAGGATCATGGTTATCCATAACTCAAAGTTCAGGGTCATTTTGGAACACATTTCTGTGTTTATTCTGagatgaaatttgacaaatttggTTGAATTTGTATTCATGAAATGTTGTTTCTTATCAAACAGTGCCACCTCCTGGGGTTGAGTTGTCTAGAGGCCAGGAAACTTTTACTTTATCCCATACAACCACTGGCATTGACTGGACTGTGGGATTAtcaggactttaaatgatgtcaTCCTTTTATGtgtgacccttacctcttccctcatgaccacAATAAAAAGTGGCCTTCATGACGATTTGAGTTTCTCACGAATAATCAGCAGTTAAaacaaatgttgttgttgtctctccaGGCATCCCGCACTCTCGACCCTCTGACCTTTGACCGGGACCACTTTGCGCACATGTACCGGCGCGACTTCCTGCAGCAGCAGCGAGAGATGTTCGAGCGCAGCGGGGTCAACGTCCCCACCACGACCCTGATGACCTTGGTGGAGCCGGCGGTTCCCGTGAACCTGGCACAGGACCGGGGGGCGGCGCAGGACCGGTCACCGGGCGGGGCAGTCGTCAGGGGGTTCCCTCGTAGCACCAGCCCTGCCCGGGACGCACCCCGGGAAACCCCGCCGCTCAGCTCCTTTTCACCTCTGTCCCGGTTGCCGTGGGAACCGCCACTCCCGTTCCAGCGACAGCATCCAAACGCGCAGCCGCACGTCAACAGGGAGCTGAGCCGCGAGGCCGAACTGCTGCTGTCGTTCTCACAGACACCCGGGGACATGAACATGCAGTAAGGTCATCTCAAGGTCAAATATTCTATGTGTTCCGGAAATGTTGTGTCAAGGTCAAATACTGCTGCTGTCCTTTACAGACACACAGGGACATGGACATGCAGTAAGGACACTCAAGGTTAAATATCCCAGGTATAAAGTTACATCACTTTCTGAAAAGGTCATGTCAAGGTCAATTATCCTACATCTAAAGATACATAACATTCATGGTGAGGTGTCCTACATCTAAACATACACCACAAGTTACAAGAAAGGTCATCTCAAGGTCAAGTGTCCATCcactttcacctttgacccattttctgTGGCAACCACTCTGGTTCCAAGGGCAGCTTCCAAACATGAAGGTCATCTGAAGGTGAAACATCCTGTACATTCCTATATTTAGGTGAATAAGAACAATAGCTTGTATAATTATTATAGAAGAACGTCCTTTCTGGATATATAGTATACTGAAGAAGGTTAGACACCAAGTACATTTCTAGGTAAGAAAGTCTCACAAAATTAATTTAGAAATTGTTCTTTATGTTAGTTTAAGGTAAAGCTCAAAAGTGTCAGCCTTTTgaagtttctgtatctgtatctatatagccggtataaccgccgttcggcgtaacacaccagcttctgtatctgtatctatatagccggtataaccgccgttcggcgtaacacaccagcttctgtatctatatagccggtataaccgccgttcggcgtaacacaccagctttgcaggcacgcggcgcggcaagTTACAAAATTGGTACAAAATTACacaaacattttgtgtattacatttatatgtaaAGTAAAACTTGGAGATAATTATATGTGCATTACTATTATTCCTTGTTTTTCTAGTTAGAATCTGTCTTACTTAGGGTTACATAAGACAATTTctgttcatatatatatatatatgttcataAATGTCATTATAGGGTTGttaccattgtgttgccatggttacattgccatgacaacatgaTGCTTACATGGCTGGTGCTAAGATCCAAGGATCGAATTTCATGATGCAATGATGTCATTGCAGTTGTATATAAAGGTATGTATCTAAACATTTCCTTACAAGTAGTTTGGGGTTAGTAAGGGCTATCATAGATGTTATTAACAAAATAGTGTTTGTAAGACTATTACTGACAGAATTCAAATGTTGTTAACTATAGTATACTTATTAGATAAGAGTGTATTTTAAATAGTAGTAATACTTAGTCATCAAGCATTTGCTACTTGCTAGGAACCTTATTGTTTTCTTCTGTATTCAATTATAAGCTGTACTCTTAGCACAAAAACGAAGGTCTGTGCACTGAAATGGCTTCAAATGTTACTGCAATACTTTAATTTTAAGCCTTGATATACAAGAAAGAAACAGTAGAATTGATCCAACTAAGCTACATGCATGGTGTGTGTTCATGGCGTCACAGGTACCAGGATTGTTGGTTGAGCCTGGAAGAGTCGATAGACGAATATGCTGATATATGAATGCAATAATCATGACTGTTTGTTGGACAAAAGACATAGAAGCTAGCCAGGTGATGAAGCTGTATTCTTGCTGTAGTTTTGGAGTAAAATTTTAAAACATGGGGAAACTCAGGGTTCTCAACTTACCTGTTCTActgtgtacaatgtcatgtagttacgagttgttattattatattgcaatccatacatagtatgggattgcaatatattgtctttcctgtgtttcttcttcttcttctcctgtcaaatcttcaaatgggattaatttttccatttttcgaccaaatgagctgaaatttggcagggtggtagaaatagcaaatacccccagacgtttttttcactttcttgatagaggccttagaatttatgatatttagggtttttggtcatttttagacaaaatatgtatattttgggcccctgtgccctggtattacaagctaatgacctgaaatttggtacagaggtgcattggacatatcagcaaagaaaaccatcaacactttcttcatagatcacttcaagaattagttattttagtttttttggccatttttaactaaaaatgtatatttttggctcctatgcccttgtattaaaaccaaatgacctgaaatttggtacatatgTGCGTTTGatatatgaccacagaaccccatcaacgctttattcattgtttactccaaaaataagttattttaggttttttggccatttttgactaaaaatgtatattctatgctcctatgcccttgtattgaaaccaaatgacctggaatttggtacagaggtgcattgaacacatgctaacaggaccccatcaa includes:
- the LOC118407570 gene encoding uncharacterized protein LOC118407570, which encodes MAVHTADGRAKQTNTTQGTSRNIFSQENLVPTSGGVTDSTPLVNTPLPSGVTDNTPLAGREGQRQDDKVPDSDAALARQESVVIRADSPTQDGSETRQTEYISEAMLLRQEDAPPRSVSVPYTRHDLARSDVPLTMTFMRPENLLTDRRSEFTDRRSEFTDRRSEFTESQGSGEPRTFSAYERQESGTPHGDSLDRMGALQAHVAADGASRTLDPLTFDRDHFAHMYRRDFLQQQREMFERSGVNVPTTTLMTLVEPAVPVNLAQDRGAAQDRSPGGAVVRGFPRSTSPARDAPRETPPLSSFSPLSRLPWEPPLPFQRQHPNAQPHVNRELSREAELLLSFSQTPGDMNMQ